One window of Cellulomonas shaoxiangyii genomic DNA carries:
- a CDS encoding glycosyl hydrolase, with the protein MPNPAPRARARRLVAATCAVATALTTALLAAPATAAPRPAAVPGPPGTVTVVDPDATAATRSLFSYLDDVRGEEVLVGHQHTTSFGLTVGTPDGTTSDLENTYGDFPAVFGWDTLIIAGDERPGRADATRAENVAAFADHIEKAHAIGGVNTISAHIENFVTGGSFYDTSGDALRAVLPGGSHHDDLNAYLDDIATLAGQARGADGELIPIIFRPWHENAGSWFWWGAAFGSPGEYKELYRYTVEYLRDVKGVENFLYAWGPGGGFGGNEDVYLRTYPGDAFVDVLGLDTYDDTGSQAFLDGLVADLAMIARVADAKGKVSAFTEFGVTGGVGTNGSSPEQWFTKVLAAIAADPGARRNAYMQTWANFDAGQHFVPVGDDPLVPDFQAFVDDPFTAMSDDLDLDDVFGRDLATTAQPPLAHVVSPADGARVATSPTTLRVAVDNVEADAVQVTVARGEEEQVVELTHDGGLWWTAELTVPADRLDNSTRTLTARVTVDGEVLLTETSEVVLGPRPTFAPGVVDDFEGYGDDTALRAEYVSYGANTVTLETDDVGQGAKALRLDYDFATQTYTGIGKQISGDWSDFNELTVWVAPDGSGNRMVLQLKAGGVSYEAYPSLAGDEPQQVTIPFVDWRPAPWDTANADRRISDADLRAIEQLNVYVNAAEGGATSGSIVVDAIAALPGTEPPPLFPDVPRGHPYEAEILWLHARGLDDGYADGTFRPRSAVLRADAARLLHAYAGAPAAPSVRYPTFWDVPRGHRAFTPVEWLAAEQVADSRPLPLFLPWLPLDRTTAAVWLYRLAGEPDVEGDLPYRDVPGAARDAVLWATQTGVVEAESPTRFGLLRPVLRQELARYLYRFDALPEPLDPVVLFDFADGAQGWSAMSGTATAADGALAVSAGTDGTWVGVNATLDLTGRTRLVLDADATTGFDTKLALQVGPSWQWCETGQAGWVDGPTQDVVVDLTTLSPECAAGLADVKGLHLYLNAGDHVIDDVEVR; encoded by the coding sequence ATGCCGAACCCCGCACCCCGCGCACGCGCCCGGCGGCTCGTGGCCGCCACCTGCGCCGTCGCCACCGCCCTGACCACCGCGCTGCTCGCGGCGCCCGCCACGGCGGCGCCACGGCCCGCAGCCGTCCCGGGACCCCCCGGCACCGTCACGGTGGTCGACCCGGACGCCACCGCGGCGACCCGGTCGCTCTTCTCCTACCTGGACGACGTCCGCGGCGAGGAGGTGCTCGTCGGCCACCAGCACACGACGTCCTTCGGCCTCACCGTCGGCACGCCCGACGGCACGACGTCCGACCTGGAGAACACCTACGGCGACTTCCCGGCGGTCTTCGGGTGGGACACCCTGATCATCGCGGGCGACGAGCGCCCCGGCCGCGCCGACGCCACGCGCGCCGAGAACGTCGCGGCGTTCGCCGACCACATCGAGAAGGCGCACGCGATCGGGGGCGTCAACACGATCAGCGCACACATCGAGAACTTCGTCACCGGCGGCTCGTTCTACGACACGTCGGGCGACGCCCTGCGCGCGGTGCTGCCGGGCGGCTCGCACCACGACGACCTCAACGCCTACCTCGACGACATCGCGACGCTGGCCGGCCAGGCCCGCGGCGCGGACGGCGAGCTCATCCCGATCATCTTCCGCCCGTGGCACGAGAACGCGGGCTCGTGGTTCTGGTGGGGCGCCGCGTTCGGGTCGCCGGGCGAGTACAAGGAGCTCTACCGCTACACCGTCGAGTACCTGCGCGACGTCAAGGGCGTCGAGAACTTCCTCTACGCGTGGGGGCCCGGCGGCGGGTTCGGCGGCAACGAGGACGTCTACCTGCGCACCTACCCCGGGGACGCGTTCGTCGACGTGCTCGGCCTCGACACGTACGACGACACGGGCTCGCAGGCGTTCCTCGACGGCCTCGTCGCGGACCTCGCGATGATCGCGCGGGTCGCCGACGCGAAGGGCAAGGTCTCGGCGTTCACGGAGTTCGGCGTGACCGGGGGCGTCGGCACGAACGGCTCGAGCCCGGAGCAGTGGTTCACGAAGGTGCTCGCGGCGATCGCCGCGGACCCGGGCGCGCGCCGCAACGCGTACATGCAGACGTGGGCGAACTTCGACGCGGGCCAGCACTTCGTGCCCGTCGGTGACGACCCGCTGGTGCCGGACTTCCAGGCGTTCGTCGACGACCCGTTCACGGCGATGTCCGACGACCTCGACCTCGACGACGTCTTCGGGCGCGACCTCGCCACGACGGCCCAGCCGCCGCTGGCGCACGTCGTGAGCCCCGCCGACGGCGCCCGCGTCGCGACGAGCCCGACGACCCTGCGCGTCGCCGTGGACAACGTCGAGGCGGACGCGGTCCAGGTGACCGTCGCGCGCGGCGAGGAGGAGCAGGTGGTCGAGCTGACCCACGACGGGGGGCTGTGGTGGACGGCGGAGCTCACGGTCCCCGCCGACCGGCTCGACAACAGCACGCGCACGCTCACGGCGCGCGTCACGGTCGACGGCGAGGTGCTGCTCACCGAGACGTCCGAGGTCGTCCTCGGGCCGCGCCCGACCTTCGCGCCCGGCGTGGTCGACGACTTCGAGGGCTACGGCGACGACACGGCGCTGCGCGCCGAGTACGTGTCCTACGGCGCGAACACCGTGACGCTCGAGACGGACGACGTCGGGCAGGGCGCCAAGGCGCTGCGGCTCGACTACGACTTCGCGACGCAGACGTACACCGGGATCGGCAAGCAGATCAGCGGCGACTGGTCGGACTTCAACGAGCTGACCGTGTGGGTCGCCCCGGACGGGTCGGGCAACCGGATGGTCCTGCAGCTCAAGGCCGGCGGCGTCTCCTACGAGGCGTACCCGTCGCTGGCGGGCGACGAGCCGCAGCAGGTGACGATCCCGTTCGTCGACTGGCGCCCCGCGCCCTGGGACACGGCGAACGCCGACCGCCGCATCAGCGATGCCGACCTGCGCGCGATCGAGCAGCTCAACGTCTACGTCAACGCGGCCGAGGGCGGGGCGACGTCGGGCTCGATCGTGGTCGACGCGATCGCCGCGCTGCCCGGCACCGAGCCGCCCCCGCTGTTCCCCGACGTGCCGAGGGGCCACCCGTACGAGGCGGAGATCCTGTGGCTGCACGCCCGCGGCCTGGACGACGGGTACGCCGACGGCACGTTCCGCCCGCGGTCCGCTGTGCTGCGCGCCGACGCGGCGAGGCTGCTGCACGCGTACGCCGGTGCCCCGGCGGCCCCGTCCGTGCGGTACCCGACGTTCTGGGACGTGCCCCGCGGGCACCGGGCCTTCACGCCGGTCGAGTGGCTCGCGGCGGAGCAGGTCGCGGACAGCCGCCCGCTCCCGCTGTTCCTGCCCTGGCTGCCGCTGGACCGCACGACCGCGGCCGTGTGGCTGTACCGGCTCGCGGGCGAGCCCGACGTCGAGGGTGACCTGCCGTACCGCGACGTGCCGGGCGCGGCCCGCGACGCGGTGCTGTGGGCGACGCAGACGGGGGTGGTGGAGGCGGAGTCACCCACGCGGTTCGGGCTGCTGCGACCCGTGCTGCGCCAGGAGCTGGCCCGGTACCTGTACCGGTTCGACGCGCTGCCCGAGCCGCTCGACCCCGTCGTGCTGTTCGACTTCGCGGACGGCGCCCAGGGCTGGTCGGCGATGAGCGGCACGGCGACCGCGGCCGACGGCGCGCTGGCCGTCAGCGCCGGGACCGACGGCACCTGGGTGGGGGTGAACGCCACGCTCGACCTGACGGGGCGCACCCGGCTCGTCCTCGACGCCGACGCCACCACGGGCTTCGACACGAAGCTCGCGCTGCAGGTCGGCCCGTCGTGGCAGTGGTGCGAGACGGGCCAGGCCGGGTGGGTCGACGGGCCGACGCAGGACGTCGTGGTGGACCTCACCACCCTGTCCCCGGAGTGCGCCGCCGGACTCGCGGACGTCAAGGGCCTGCAC
- a CDS encoding LacI family DNA-binding transcriptional regulator translates to MSDVAVVAGVSHQTVSRVLNDHPSVRPETRARVLDAIAALGYRRNLAARALVTRRTGSIGVITPGSALFGPTSTLVALERAARDAGRYVSVATLRSFGPDEVVPAVEHFLAQGVDGVVVVAPRTDTLAAVGSVRAPVPVVVISSAPEVDAGRSVSVDQAAGGEVATRHLLASGRRTVLHVAGPREWFDAQDRLRGWHAALTAAGVPVPPPVHAGWSAADGYEVGLRLVAEGLPDAVFAANDQLALGLLHAFRGAGVRVPDDVAVVGFDDEPGSAFAAPPLTTVRQGFDELGERAVAALVAALDGAPPGRELIAPELVVRGSAP, encoded by the coding sequence ATGAGCGACGTCGCCGTGGTCGCGGGCGTGTCGCACCAGACGGTGTCCCGGGTCCTCAACGACCACCCGAGCGTCCGCCCGGAGACGCGGGCGCGCGTGCTCGACGCGATCGCGGCCCTCGGCTACCGGCGGAACCTGGCGGCCCGTGCGCTGGTCACGCGGCGCACGGGCTCGATCGGGGTGATCACGCCGGGCTCGGCGCTGTTCGGCCCGACGAGCACGTTGGTCGCGCTCGAGCGGGCGGCACGCGACGCGGGCCGGTACGTCTCGGTGGCGACGCTGCGCTCGTTCGGGCCCGACGAGGTGGTGCCGGCGGTCGAGCACTTCCTCGCGCAGGGCGTCGACGGGGTGGTGGTGGTGGCGCCGCGCACGGACACGCTCGCGGCCGTGGGGTCGGTGCGTGCGCCCGTGCCCGTGGTCGTGATCTCGTCGGCGCCGGAGGTCGACGCGGGGCGCAGCGTGTCGGTCGACCAGGCCGCCGGCGGGGAGGTCGCGACGCGGCACCTGCTGGCGTCGGGACGGCGGACCGTGCTGCACGTCGCCGGGCCGCGGGAGTGGTTCGACGCGCAGGACCGGCTGCGGGGGTGGCACGCGGCGCTGACGGCGGCTGGGGTGCCGGTGCCGCCGCCCGTGCACGCGGGGTGGTCGGCGGCGGACGGGTACGAGGTCGGGCTGCGGCTGGTCGCCGAGGGCCTGCCGGACGCGGTGTTCGCGGCGAACGACCAGCTGGCCCTGGGGCTGCTGCACGCGTTCCGCGGGGCGGGCGTGCGCGTGCCGGACGACGTGGCGGTCGTGGGGTTCGACGACGAGCCGGGGTCGGCGTTCGCGGCACCGCCGTTGACGACGGTCCGGCAGGGGTTCGACGAGCTCGGCGAGCGCGCCGTCGCGGCTCTCGTGGCGGCGCTCGACGGCGCCCCGCCGGGTCGCGAGCTGATCGCCCCGGAGCTGGTGGTGCGTGGAAGCGCGCCGTGA
- a CDS encoding endonuclease/exonuclease/phosphatase family protein, translating to MPGEDVRTLRVMTYNLRGLRQEVDALVDVVRTARPDVLAVQEPPRRLRGRWQLRRFAARTGMRVAVAGGGARTTALLVAPHRSVHDAHALRLPWRPGLTRRGAATARVDGVRVVVVHLGLRADERARHVALVSGLLAARRDADAPVLVAGDLNERPGGPSWATLLSAAGGLQDAATTAGADHPTYPADAPRVRIDVVLVDARMTVRGARVPDDAPVGVASDHRPLVVEVALPAA from the coding sequence GTGCCCGGAGAGGACGTCCGCACCCTGCGCGTCATGACGTACAACCTGCGCGGGCTGCGGCAGGAGGTCGACGCGCTCGTCGACGTCGTGCGCACCGCCCGCCCCGACGTGCTCGCGGTGCAGGAGCCGCCACGCCGCCTGCGGGGGCGGTGGCAGCTGCGGCGCTTCGCCGCCCGGACCGGCATGCGCGTCGCCGTCGCGGGCGGGGGAGCGCGCACGACCGCGCTCCTCGTCGCCCCGCACCGCTCCGTGCACGACGCGCACGCGCTGCGCCTGCCGTGGCGGCCCGGCCTCACGCGGCGCGGCGCGGCGACCGCACGCGTCGACGGCGTGCGGGTCGTCGTCGTGCACCTCGGGCTGCGCGCCGACGAGCGCGCGCGCCACGTGGCGCTGGTCTCCGGCCTGCTGGCCGCGCGGCGGGACGCCGACGCGCCCGTCCTGGTCGCGGGCGACCTCAACGAGCGGCCCGGCGGGCCGTCGTGGGCCACGCTGCTCTCCGCCGCGGGCGGTCTCCAGGACGCCGCGACCACCGCCGGCGCGGACCACCCGACGTACCCGGCCGACGCTCCCCGCGTCCGCATCGACGTCGTGCTCGTCGACGCACGGATGACCGTCCGCGGCGCGCGCGTGCCCGACGACGCACCCGTGGGCGTCGCCAGCGACCACCGCCCGCTCGTCGTCGAGGTGGCGCTGCCGGCCGCGTGA
- the proC gene encoding pyrroline-5-carboxylate reductase, with protein MTTQDTGRTPRVAVLGAGVMGGTLVAGLREAGWPGDRVSVADQDTAKVGELADAHGVTAASSNAEAVAGADVVLLAVKPGVVPAVLAELTAVLGTGALVVSVAAGVALRAYEDALPAGTPVVRVMPNTPALIGHGASAIAPGAAAREEHLALVERMLAATGLVVRVAEKDMDAVTALSGSGPAYVFYLVDALAEAGVLLGLTRDLATRLAVATVEGSAAMVAQTGEHPAVLRERVSSPGGTTVAGVAALDAHAVRAGVVAAVRAAAERSRELGRPDAG; from the coding sequence ATGACCACGCAGGACACCGGGCGCACGCCCCGGGTGGCGGTGCTCGGGGCAGGGGTCATGGGCGGCACGCTCGTGGCGGGGCTGCGCGAGGCGGGCTGGCCCGGTGACCGGGTGTCGGTCGCGGACCAGGACACCGCGAAGGTCGGCGAGCTCGCCGACGCGCACGGCGTGACGGCGGCGTCCTCGAACGCCGAGGCGGTCGCCGGCGCCGACGTCGTGCTGCTGGCCGTGAAGCCCGGTGTGGTGCCCGCGGTGCTCGCCGAGCTGACGGCCGTGCTGGGCACCGGTGCGCTCGTCGTCAGCGTCGCCGCCGGGGTCGCGCTGCGCGCGTACGAGGACGCCCTGCCCGCCGGCACGCCGGTGGTCCGGGTCATGCCGAACACGCCCGCGCTGATCGGCCACGGTGCGAGCGCGATCGCGCCCGGCGCGGCGGCGCGCGAGGAGCACCTCGCGCTCGTCGAGCGGATGCTCGCCGCCACCGGTCTGGTCGTGCGGGTCGCGGAGAAGGACATGGACGCCGTCACGGCGCTCTCGGGGTCGGGGCCGGCCTACGTCTTCTACCTGGTCGACGCGCTGGCCGAGGCCGGCGTGCTGCTGGGCCTGACGCGCGACCTCGCGACGCGCCTGGCCGTCGCGACCGTCGAGGGGTCCGCCGCGATGGTCGCGCAGACGGGGGAGCACCCCGCCGTGCTGCGCGAGCGCGTGTCGTCGCCGGGCGGGACGACCGTCGCGGGCGTCGCGGCGCTCGACGCGCACGCGGTCCGCGCGGGAGTGGTCGCCGCCGTGCGGGCCGCGGCGGAGCGTTCCCGCGAGCTCGGCCGCCCGGACGCGGGCTGA
- a CDS encoding xylulokinase, whose product MAVDAPPDAAAAIAAGRTSLGIELGSTRIKACLVGPDGTPLAAGGHAWENDYVDGLWTYSLEAVWAGLQACVAELLADVETRYGTRLETVGALGVSAMMHGYLAFDADGELLVPFRTWRNTTTERAATELTERFGHNVPLRWSVAHLYQAVLDEEPHVPRIASITTLAGYVHRALTGRHVLGVGDASGVFPIDAATRGYDARMLAQLDELVADRAPGLRVADLLPEVLPAGQEAGRLTDAGAALLDPSGTLRAGAPLCPPEGDAGTGMVATASVAPRTGNVSVGTSIFAMVVLEDALTRVHTEIDLVTTPAGDPVAMVHCNNGASELGAWAQVFGELVGALGHDVDPDAVFGALLRSALDGDADGGGLLAYNYLAGEPVTGLAEGRPLVVRTPGSRLTLANFARTQVYGAFGTLSLGMQVLADEGVRVDTLFAHGGLFRTAGVAQRLLAAALDVPVAVGRTAGEGGAWGIALLAAYLEAAPHQDLATWLREHVLAGADLDEVAPDADDVAGFRAFLERYRAGLAVERAAVEAL is encoded by the coding sequence ATGGCCGTCGACGCCCCGCCCGACGCCGCCGCCGCCATCGCGGCCGGCCGCACCTCCCTCGGCATCGAGCTCGGCTCGACGCGCATCAAGGCCTGCCTCGTCGGCCCGGACGGCACGCCGCTCGCCGCGGGCGGGCACGCGTGGGAGAACGACTACGTCGACGGGCTGTGGACCTACTCCCTCGAGGCGGTCTGGGCCGGCCTGCAGGCGTGCGTCGCCGAGCTGCTCGCGGACGTCGAGACCCGCTACGGCACCCGGCTCGAGACCGTGGGCGCGCTCGGCGTCTCCGCGATGATGCACGGCTACCTCGCGTTCGACGCCGACGGCGAGCTGCTCGTCCCGTTCCGGACGTGGCGCAACACGACGACCGAGCGTGCCGCCACCGAGCTCACCGAGCGCTTCGGGCACAACGTGCCGCTGCGCTGGTCGGTCGCGCACCTCTACCAGGCGGTGCTGGACGAGGAGCCCCACGTCCCGCGGATCGCGAGCATCACGACGCTGGCGGGCTACGTGCACCGCGCCCTCACCGGCCGGCACGTCCTGGGCGTCGGCGACGCGTCCGGCGTCTTCCCGATCGACGCCGCCACGCGCGGCTACGACGCGCGGATGCTCGCGCAGCTCGACGAGCTCGTGGCCGACCGCGCCCCGGGGCTGCGCGTGGCGGACCTGCTCCCCGAGGTGCTGCCGGCCGGGCAGGAGGCGGGGCGCCTCACCGACGCGGGCGCGGCGCTGCTCGACCCGAGCGGCACGCTGCGCGCGGGGGCACCGCTGTGCCCGCCCGAGGGCGACGCCGGCACGGGCATGGTCGCGACCGCGTCCGTCGCGCCGCGCACGGGCAACGTCAGCGTGGGCACGAGCATCTTCGCGATGGTCGTGCTCGAGGACGCCCTCACGCGCGTGCACACCGAGATCGACCTCGTGACGACGCCGGCCGGCGACCCGGTCGCGATGGTGCACTGCAACAACGGCGCGAGCGAGCTCGGCGCGTGGGCGCAGGTGTTCGGCGAGCTGGTCGGGGCCCTCGGGCACGACGTCGACCCGGACGCGGTCTTCGGTGCCCTGCTGCGCTCGGCGCTCGACGGCGACGCGGACGGCGGCGGGCTGCTGGCCTACAACTACCTCGCGGGGGAGCCGGTGACCGGGCTGGCCGAGGGCCGCCCGCTCGTCGTGCGCACGCCCGGCAGCCGGCTCACGCTCGCGAACTTCGCGCGCACGCAGGTGTACGGCGCGTTCGGCACGCTGAGCCTCGGCATGCAGGTGCTCGCCGACGAGGGCGTCCGCGTCGACACGCTGTTCGCCCACGGCGGGCTGTTCCGCACCGCGGGCGTCGCGCAGCGCCTGCTCGCGGCGGCGCTGGACGTGCCGGTCGCGGTGGGGCGGACGGCGGGCGAGGGCGGCGCCTGGGGCATCGCGCTGCTCGCGGCCTACCTCGAGGCGGCACCGCACCAGGACCTCGCGACGTGGCTCCGCGAGCACGTGCTCGCCGGGGCGGACCTCGACGAGGTCGCGCCGGACGCCGACGACGTCGCCGGCTTCCGCGCGTTCCTCGAGCGCTACCGGGCCGGCCTCGCCGTCGAGCGCGCGGCCGTCGAGGCGCTGTGA
- a CDS encoding L-ribulose-5-phosphate 4-epimerase: MTATTLDAYPDAVRDAVARARERVSALHAELPRWGLVVWTAGNVSERVVVDPDAGPGERDLLVIKPSGVTYDELSPAAMVVCDLDGTLVEGTRAPSSDTAAHAYVYRHMPHVGGVVHTHSTYATAWAARAEPVPCVLTMMADEFGGDIPVGPFALIGDDSIGRGIVETLRDSRSPAVLMRNHGPFTIGRDAKAAVKAAVMVEEVARTVHISRQLGEPLPIAAEHVDSLYARYQNVYGQR, encoded by the coding sequence ATGACCGCCACGACCCTGGACGCCTACCCGGACGCGGTGCGGGACGCCGTCGCCCGCGCACGGGAGCGCGTGAGCGCGCTGCACGCCGAGCTGCCCCGCTGGGGGCTGGTCGTGTGGACCGCCGGGAACGTCTCCGAGCGCGTCGTCGTCGACCCCGACGCCGGCCCGGGCGAGCGCGACCTGCTCGTCATCAAGCCGTCGGGCGTGACGTACGACGAGCTGAGCCCGGCGGCGATGGTGGTGTGCGACCTCGACGGCACGCTCGTCGAGGGCACGCGCGCACCGTCGTCGGACACCGCCGCGCACGCGTACGTCTACCGCCACATGCCGCACGTCGGCGGCGTCGTGCACACGCACTCGACGTACGCGACGGCGTGGGCGGCGCGGGCCGAGCCGGTCCCGTGCGTGCTCACGATGATGGCCGACGAGTTCGGCGGTGACATCCCGGTCGGCCCGTTCGCGCTCATCGGCGACGACTCCATCGGCCGCGGCATCGTCGAGACGCTGCGGGACTCGCGCAGCCCCGCGGTGCTCATGCGCAACCACGGACCCTTCACGATCGGCCGCGACGCGAAGGCCGCCGTCAAGGCCGCCGTCATGGTGGAGGAGGTCGCGCGCACCGTGCACATCAGCCGGCAGCTCGGCGAGCCGCTGCCGATCGCGGCCGAGCACGTCGACTCCCTCTACGCCCGCTACCAGAACGTCTACGGCCAGCGCTGA
- a CDS encoding DUF7059 domain-containing protein: MAGVNEQSTPDAPVVDDALVAALRADLDSAGYTVDGVDTLLGPVATGALHRGEAVPALRATADHDDPVATLVRAFVLGAAVPGRALAAALPRVGVDGARRLGLVTTAGTGADDAVRAVVDLRPYAAVDGAGEAAWWVVSDLGELATGRALRTDHVLGVGGASVTLAQATVRGPRGRVLDVGTGCGVQALHAGRHAEHVVATDLSRRALAFARFTTALAGLGPDRVELRQGSMLEPVAGEQFDLVVSNPPFVITPRRPDVPAYDYRDGGRSGDDLVRDLVTGVGDVLAPGGVAQLLANWEVRRGERWDERIGAWLDAAGLDAWVVRRDEQDPAEYAETWIRDGGTTPADGAAWRDLYGAWLDDLASRDVESVAFGIVTLRRPVTGAPTLRRLEDRTGPVRQPLGPVLAAGLEAHDALVRLDDEDLAGLRLCVAGDVTEERYLEPGAVDPNVVLLRQGGGFGVTVRAGTALAAFVGACDGELTAGQIIAALGSLLDVPADAVAADVLPAARGLVADGLLHLPTP, from the coding sequence ATGGCGGGCGTGAACGAGCAGAGCACCCCGGACGCCCCTGTCGTCGACGACGCCCTCGTGGCCGCCCTGCGCGCCGACCTCGACTCCGCCGGGTACACCGTCGACGGCGTCGACACGCTGCTGGGACCCGTCGCCACCGGTGCGCTGCACCGCGGCGAGGCGGTCCCCGCCCTGCGCGCGACCGCCGACCACGACGACCCCGTCGCGACGCTCGTGCGTGCCTTCGTGCTCGGCGCCGCCGTGCCCGGCCGCGCGCTCGCCGCGGCCCTGCCCCGCGTGGGCGTCGACGGCGCCCGGCGGCTGGGCCTGGTGACGACCGCCGGCACCGGCGCGGACGACGCCGTGCGTGCCGTCGTCGACCTGCGCCCGTACGCCGCCGTCGACGGCGCGGGCGAGGCGGCGTGGTGGGTCGTCTCCGACCTCGGTGAGCTCGCGACCGGGCGCGCCCTGCGCACCGACCACGTGCTCGGCGTGGGCGGGGCGTCGGTCACGCTCGCCCAGGCCACGGTGCGCGGCCCGCGCGGACGCGTGCTCGACGTCGGCACGGGGTGCGGGGTGCAGGCGCTGCACGCGGGCCGGCACGCCGAGCACGTCGTCGCCACGGACCTGTCGAGGCGTGCCCTGGCGTTCGCGCGTTTCACGACCGCGCTCGCGGGCCTCGGCCCGGACCGGGTCGAGCTGCGGCAGGGGTCGATGCTCGAACCCGTCGCCGGTGAGCAGTTCGACCTCGTCGTCAGCAACCCGCCGTTCGTCATCACCCCGCGCCGCCCGGACGTGCCGGCGTACGACTACCGCGACGGCGGGCGCTCCGGCGACGACCTCGTGCGCGACCTCGTCACCGGCGTCGGCGACGTGCTCGCTCCCGGCGGCGTGGCGCAGCTGCTCGCCAACTGGGAGGTCCGCCGCGGCGAGCGCTGGGACGAGCGCATCGGCGCGTGGCTCGACGCCGCCGGGCTCGACGCGTGGGTCGTCCGCCGCGACGAGCAGGACCCCGCCGAGTACGCCGAGACGTGGATCCGCGACGGCGGCACCACGCCGGCGGACGGCGCCGCGTGGCGCGACCTGTACGGCGCCTGGCTCGACGACCTCGCGTCGCGGGACGTCGAGAGCGTCGCGTTCGGGATCGTCACGCTGCGCCGGCCCGTCACCGGGGCGCCGACGCTGCGCCGGCTCGAGGACCGCACGGGGCCCGTGCGTCAGCCGCTCGGCCCGGTGCTGGCCGCGGGGCTGGAGGCCCACGACGCGCTCGTTCGGCTCGACGACGAGGACCTCGCCGGCCTGCGGCTCTGCGTCGCCGGCGACGTCACCGAGGAGCGGTACCTCGAGCCCGGCGCGGTCGACCCGAACGTCGTGCTGCTGCGCCAGGGCGGCGGCTTCGGCGTCACCGTGCGCGCCGGCACCGCCCTCGCGGCGTTCGTCGGCGCGTGCGACGGCGAGCTCACCGCCGGGCAGATCATCGCCGCGCTCGGCTCCCTGCTCGACGTGCCGGCCGACGCGGTGGCGGCCGACGTCCTCCCGGCCGCCCGCGGCCTGGTCGCCGACGGCCTCCTCCACCTCCCGACCCCCTGA